A stretch of Mus musculus strain C57BL/6J chromosome 19, GRCm38.p6 C57BL/6J DNA encodes these proteins:
- the 2700081O15Rik gene encoding uncharacterized protein C11orf95 homolog, whose product MEPGGDHRSRSGGGRGGPGPAVTSARGRRLPPTAASGGTEPEEDDGGQALQLEGGALGSWGSTPLPSSRARGPASSGRKYSDHCEARASRPGKSRIPGRDHRRYYHDHWRLEYLMDFIPSRHGMVCMVCGSSLATLKLSTIKRHIRQKHPYSLHWSPREKEVISNSWDAHLGLGAGGEAESLGAQGAEEEEEEDEEEEEGANLQACPPKGSGKAPAGGGCRRQRRGVRGGSVAPRRRRLAASRRAGGSRGLGARRLERRLKESLQNWFRAECLMDYDPRGNRLVCMACGRALPSLHLDDIRAHVLEVHPSSLGLSGPQRSALLQAWGDQPEALSELTQPSPDDDLVPQDLTRKSRDSAPAAGAPSSQDLSPPDVKEEAGWVPERPGPAEEEEGEGEGEREGIPNRPRRGRDHRRHYQERWRLEYLMELDGCRRGLVCMVCGGALASLKMSTIKRHIRQRHPGSNSLSGPVKALIAQEWSEKAAHLLALGLPRPESPSVPVAPSTASASEEGGGAEEAEPEEEWWGDAPLSPGAPSERPAEEEDDEDDSQEPGGLAFPPLPLPPPPPPPPPPPRSREQRRNYQPRWRGEYLMDYDGSRRGLVCMVCGGALATLKVSTIKRHILQVHPFSMDFTPEERQTILEAYEEAALRCYGHEGFGPPAPAPRDSGADLKPGAVCRA is encoded by the exons ATGGAGCCCGGCGGGGACCACCGGAGCCGGAGCGGCGGCGGCAGGGGCGGCCCCGGGCCCGCAGTGACCTCGGCACGGGGCCGACGGCTGCCGCCCACCGCAGCGAGCGGCGGCACGGAGCCCGAGGAGGACGACGGCG GACAAGCTCTTCAGCTGGAAGGGGGTGCCTTAGGGTCCTGGGGGAGTACCCCCCTACCCTCCTCCAGGGCCAGGGGACCAGCATCTTCAGGCAGGAAATACTCAGATCATTGTGAGGCTCGGGCCTCGAGGCCTGGAAAGAGTCGCATCCCCGGCAGGGACCACCGGCGCTATTACCACGACCACTGGCGGCTGGAGTACCTGATGGACTTCATCCCCTCCCGGCATGGcatggtgtgtatggtgtgtggcaGCTCCCTGGCCACCCTCAAGCTCAGCACCATCAAGAGGCACATTCGCCAGAAACACCCCTACTCCCTGCACTGGAGTCCCAGGGAGAAGGAAGTGATCAGCAACAGCTGGGACGCCCATCTGGGGCTGGGGGCCGGTGGTGAGGCTGAGAGCCTGGGGGCCCagggggcagaggaggaggaggaagaagatgaagaggaggaggagggggccaACCTGCAAGCTTGCCCACCCAAGGGCTCAG GCAAAGCCCCAGCTGGTGGGGGCTGCCGGCGCCAGCGGCGAGGGGTCCGAGGGGGCTCAGTGGCACCTCGGCGCCGGCGCCTCGCAGCCTCCCGAAGGGCTGGGGGCAGCAGGGGGCTGGGGGCCCGGCGCCTGGAGCGGAGGCTGAAGGAGTCACTGCAGAACTGGTTCCGGGCTGAGTGTCTCATGGACTACGACCCACGGGGGAATCGGCTGGTGTGCATGGCCTGCGGCCGGGCACTGCCCAGCCTGCACTTGGACGACATCCGTGCTCACGTGCTGGAAGTGCACCCCAGCTCCCTAGGGCTCAGTGGCCCCCAGCGCAGTGCCCTGCTGCAGGCCTGGGGTGACCAGCCTGAGGCTCTGTCCGAGCTCACCCAGCCCTCACCAG ACGATGACCTCGTCCCCCAGGACCTGACCAGAAAGAGCCGGGACTCCGCCCCCGCTGCTGGAGCCCCCTCCTCTCAGGATCTCAGCCCCCCAGACGTAAAGGAAGAGGCTGGCTGGGTGCCTGAGAGGCCCGGGccggcggaggaggaggagggcgagggcgagggcgagAGGGAGGGCATCCCGAACCGGCCTCGGAGGGGCCGAGACCATCGCCGCCACTACCAGGAGCGCTGGCGGCTGGAGTACCTCATGGAGCTGGACGGCTGCCGACGCGGCCTGGTGTGCATGGTGTGCGGGGGCGCGCTGGCCTCGCTCAAGATGAGCACCATCAAGCGACACATCCGCCAGCGCCACCCCGGCTCCAACAGCCTCAGCGGGCCAGTCAAAGCTCTCATCGCCCAGGAGTGGAGCGAAAAGGCCGCACACCTGCTGGCCCTGGGGCTGCCCAGGCCGGAGTCGCCCAGCGTCCCTGTCGCCCCCAGCACAGCTTCAGCCtctgaggaggggggaggggcagaggaggcGGAGCCAGAGGAGGAGTGGTGGG GCGACGCGCCGCTGTCCCCTGGAGCTCCGTCGGAGAGACCCGCGGAGGAAGAGGACGACGAAGATGACAGCCAGGAGCCCGGGGGGCTGGCCTTCCCACCGCTGCCACTGCCGCCACCTCCACCGCCACCTCCACCTCCGCCGCGCAGCCGGGAGCAGCGGCGCAACTACCAGCCGCGCTGGCGGGGCGAATACTTGATGGACTACGACGGCAGCCGGCGCGGGCTGGTGTGCATGGTGTGCGGGGGCGCGCTGGCCACGCTCAAGGTGAGCACCATCAAGCGACACATTCTGCAGGTGCATCCCTTCTCCATGGACTTCACCCCGGAGGAGCGCCAGACCATTTTAGAGGCCTATGAGGAGGCAGCGCTGCGTTGCTACGGCCACGAGGGCTTTGGGCCACCCGCCCCGGCACCACGAGACAGCGGCGCGGATCTCAAGCCTGGCGCGGTGTGTCGCGCGTAG
- the 2700081O15Rik gene encoding uncharacterized protein C11orf95 homolog isoform X1: MEPGGDHRSRSGGGRGGPGPAVTSARGRRLPPTAASGGTEPEEDDGGQALQLEGGALGSWGSTPLPSSRARGPASSGRKYSDHCEARASRPGKSRIPGRDHRRYYHDHWRLEYLMDFIPSRHGMVCMVCGSSLATLKLSTIKRHIRQKHPYSLHWSPREKEVISNSWDAHLGLGAGGEAESLGAQGAEEEEEEDEEEEEGANLQACPPKGSGKAPAGGGCRRQRRGVRGGSVAPRRRRLAASRRAGGSRGLGARRLERRLKESLQNWFRAECLMDYDPRGNRLVCMACGRALPSLHLDDIRAHVLEVHPSSLGLSGPQRSALLQAWGDQPEALSELTQPSPDDDLVPQDLTRKSRDSAPAAGAPSSQDLSPPDVKEEAGWVPERPGPAEEEEGEGEGEREGIPNRPRRGRDHRRHYQERWRLEYLMELDGCRRGLVCMVCGGALASLKMSTIKRHIRQRHPGSNSLSGPVKALIAQEWSEKAAHLLALGLPRPESPSVPVAPSTASASEEGGGAEEAEPEEEWWGEPVDGSEQLARERGQGSEGRVVRMEGCRETGGWDLKSSGEQGLGLIDGTRSKAALCSSPGDAPLSPGAPSERPAEEEDDEDDSQEPGGLAFPPLPLPPPPPPPPPPPRSREQRRNYQPRWRGEYLMDYDGSRRGLVCMVCGGALATLKVSTIKRHILQVHPFSMDFTPEERQTILEAYEEAALRCYGHEGFGPPAPAPRDSGADLKPGAVCRA, encoded by the exons ATGGAGCCCGGCGGGGACCACCGGAGCCGGAGCGGCGGCGGCAGGGGCGGCCCCGGGCCCGCAGTGACCTCGGCACGGGGCCGACGGCTGCCGCCCACCGCAGCGAGCGGCGGCACGGAGCCCGAGGAGGACGACGGCG GACAAGCTCTTCAGCTGGAAGGGGGTGCCTTAGGGTCCTGGGGGAGTACCCCCCTACCCTCCTCCAGGGCCAGGGGACCAGCATCTTCAGGCAGGAAATACTCAGATCATTGTGAGGCTCGGGCCTCGAGGCCTGGAAAGAGTCGCATCCCCGGCAGGGACCACCGGCGCTATTACCACGACCACTGGCGGCTGGAGTACCTGATGGACTTCATCCCCTCCCGGCATGGcatggtgtgtatggtgtgtggcaGCTCCCTGGCCACCCTCAAGCTCAGCACCATCAAGAGGCACATTCGCCAGAAACACCCCTACTCCCTGCACTGGAGTCCCAGGGAGAAGGAAGTGATCAGCAACAGCTGGGACGCCCATCTGGGGCTGGGGGCCGGTGGTGAGGCTGAGAGCCTGGGGGCCCagggggcagaggaggaggaggaagaagatgaagaggaggaggagggggccaACCTGCAAGCTTGCCCACCCAAGGGCTCAG GCAAAGCCCCAGCTGGTGGGGGCTGCCGGCGCCAGCGGCGAGGGGTCCGAGGGGGCTCAGTGGCACCTCGGCGCCGGCGCCTCGCAGCCTCCCGAAGGGCTGGGGGCAGCAGGGGGCTGGGGGCCCGGCGCCTGGAGCGGAGGCTGAAGGAGTCACTGCAGAACTGGTTCCGGGCTGAGTGTCTCATGGACTACGACCCACGGGGGAATCGGCTGGTGTGCATGGCCTGCGGCCGGGCACTGCCCAGCCTGCACTTGGACGACATCCGTGCTCACGTGCTGGAAGTGCACCCCAGCTCCCTAGGGCTCAGTGGCCCCCAGCGCAGTGCCCTGCTGCAGGCCTGGGGTGACCAGCCTGAGGCTCTGTCCGAGCTCACCCAGCCCTCACCAG ACGATGACCTCGTCCCCCAGGACCTGACCAGAAAGAGCCGGGACTCCGCCCCCGCTGCTGGAGCCCCCTCCTCTCAGGATCTCAGCCCCCCAGACGTAAAGGAAGAGGCTGGCTGGGTGCCTGAGAGGCCCGGGccggcggaggaggaggagggcgagggcgagggcgagAGGGAGGGCATCCCGAACCGGCCTCGGAGGGGCCGAGACCATCGCCGCCACTACCAGGAGCGCTGGCGGCTGGAGTACCTCATGGAGCTGGACGGCTGCCGACGCGGCCTGGTGTGCATGGTGTGCGGGGGCGCGCTGGCCTCGCTCAAGATGAGCACCATCAAGCGACACATCCGCCAGCGCCACCCCGGCTCCAACAGCCTCAGCGGGCCAGTCAAAGCTCTCATCGCCCAGGAGTGGAGCGAAAAGGCCGCACACCTGCTGGCCCTGGGGCTGCCCAGGCCGGAGTCGCCCAGCGTCCCTGTCGCCCCCAGCACAGCTTCAGCCtctgaggaggggggaggggcagaggaggcGGAGCCAGAGGAGGAGTGGTGGGGTGAGCCTGTGGATGGGTCGGAGCAACTGGCAAGGGAGAGAGGGCAGGGCTCGGAGGGAAGGGTGGTGAGGATGGAAGGCTGTAGAGAGACGGGAGGATGGGAcctgaagagcagtggagaacAGGGACTGGGCCTGATTGATGGCACTCGCTCCAAGGCAGCCCTTTGTTCTTCTCCAGGCGACGCGCCGCTGTCCCCTGGAGCTCCGTCGGAGAGACCCGCGGAGGAAGAGGACGACGAAGATGACAGCCAGGAGCCCGGGGGGCTGGCCTTCCCACCGCTGCCACTGCCGCCACCTCCACCGCCACCTCCACCTCCGCCGCGCAGCCGGGAGCAGCGGCGCAACTACCAGCCGCGCTGGCGGGGCGAATACTTGATGGACTACGACGGCAGCCGGCGCGGGCTGGTGTGCATGGTGTGCGGGGGCGCGCTGGCCACGCTCAAGGTGAGCACCATCAAGCGACACATTCTGCAGGTGCATCCCTTCTCCATGGACTTCACCCCGGAGGAGCGCCAGACCATTTTAGAGGCCTATGAGGAGGCAGCGCTGCGTTGCTACGGCCACGAGGGCTTTGGGCCACCCGCCCCGGCACCACGAGACAGCGGCGCGGATCTCAAGCCTGGCGCGGTGTGTCGCGCGTAG
- the 2700081O15Rik gene encoding uncharacterized protein C11orf95 homolog isoform X2, with protein sequence MEPGGDHRSRSGGGRGGPGPAVTSARGRRLPPTAASGGTEPEEDDGGQALQLEGGALGSWGSTPLPSSRARGPASSGRKYSDHCEARASRPGKSRIPGRDHRRYYHDHWRLEYLMDFIPSRHGMVCMVCGSSLATLKLSTIKRHIRQKHPYSLHWSPREKEVISNSWDAHLGLGAGGEAESLGAQGAEEEEEEDEEEEEGANLQACPPKGSGDAPLSPGAPSERPAEEEDDEDDSQEPGGLAFPPLPLPPPPPPPPPPPRSREQRRNYQPRWRGEYLMDYDGSRRGLVCMVCGGALATLKVSTIKRHILQVHPFSMDFTPEERQTILEAYEEAALRCYGHEGFGPPAPAPRDSGADLKPGAVCRA encoded by the exons ATGGAGCCCGGCGGGGACCACCGGAGCCGGAGCGGCGGCGGCAGGGGCGGCCCCGGGCCCGCAGTGACCTCGGCACGGGGCCGACGGCTGCCGCCCACCGCAGCGAGCGGCGGCACGGAGCCCGAGGAGGACGACGGCG GACAAGCTCTTCAGCTGGAAGGGGGTGCCTTAGGGTCCTGGGGGAGTACCCCCCTACCCTCCTCCAGGGCCAGGGGACCAGCATCTTCAGGCAGGAAATACTCAGATCATTGTGAGGCTCGGGCCTCGAGGCCTGGAAAGAGTCGCATCCCCGGCAGGGACCACCGGCGCTATTACCACGACCACTGGCGGCTGGAGTACCTGATGGACTTCATCCCCTCCCGGCATGGcatggtgtgtatggtgtgtggcaGCTCCCTGGCCACCCTCAAGCTCAGCACCATCAAGAGGCACATTCGCCAGAAACACCCCTACTCCCTGCACTGGAGTCCCAGGGAGAAGGAAGTGATCAGCAACAGCTGGGACGCCCATCTGGGGCTGGGGGCCGGTGGTGAGGCTGAGAGCCTGGGGGCCCagggggcagaggaggaggaggaagaagatgaagaggaggaggagggggccaACCTGCAAGCTTGCCCACCCAAGGGCTCAG GCGACGCGCCGCTGTCCCCTGGAGCTCCGTCGGAGAGACCCGCGGAGGAAGAGGACGACGAAGATGACAGCCAGGAGCCCGGGGGGCTGGCCTTCCCACCGCTGCCACTGCCGCCACCTCCACCGCCACCTCCACCTCCGCCGCGCAGCCGGGAGCAGCGGCGCAACTACCAGCCGCGCTGGCGGGGCGAATACTTGATGGACTACGACGGCAGCCGGCGCGGGCTGGTGTGCATGGTGTGCGGGGGCGCGCTGGCCACGCTCAAGGTGAGCACCATCAAGCGACACATTCTGCAGGTGCATCCCTTCTCCATGGACTTCACCCCGGAGGAGCGCCAGACCATTTTAGAGGCCTATGAGGAGGCAGCGCTGCGTTGCTACGGCCACGAGGGCTTTGGGCCACCCGCCCCGGCACCACGAGACAGCGGCGCGGATCTCAAGCCTGGCGCGGTGTGTCGCGCGTAG